Below is a genomic region from Dryobates pubescens isolate bDryPub1 chromosome 1, bDryPub1.pri, whole genome shotgun sequence.
CTTGTCCACCGCTCAGCCTACTGCTTGGGGTGGGggatgttggaaaagcacagccttggtgctgtgtgagcactgctcagcagtagtTGTAGATAACAGCAGTGTGTTAGCAATACTCTTTTGTAGCTACCACTATAAAACACGGCACTGCAAAAGATGCTGTGGGGAGAGCTAACTCCATCTCAGCCAAACTCAATACAGAGAGTGAAGGCAAGGTCCAGGCTGGACATTTGCCTGTGACCGTAGTGAAATGTGACCCTTTGAAGGAGCCCTGCCTCCACTCCAGTAGCAAGCAGTCTCACGCTCTATGGCAGTGAcaatctccccttctcctccctccagctccaTTCAGGCCAGCAGACACCAAGAGCGTTGTCCGGTTTGACCCGTACGGCGATGGCATTGGGCGCTACAACATCTTCAACTATCACCACGTGGACGGGCGGTATCGGTATCAGAAGGTGGGCTACTGGGCTGAGGGGCTCACCCTCAACACCAGCCTCATCCCATGGGCCGAGGCCTCCATCCCCGTGTCCCAGTGCAGCGACCCCTGCAAGAAGAATGAGATAAAGAGCATGCAGCCTGGAGACATATGCTGCTGGATCTGCATCCCCTGCCAGCCCTACGAGTACTTGCTGGATGAGTTCACCTGCATGGACTGTGGTCTCGGTTACTGGCCCAACGAGACCCTGAATGGCTGCTATGAGTTGCCTCAAGAGTACATCCGCTGGAAAGATGTCTGGGCCATCGGTCCTGTCACTATCTCTTGCCTGGGTTTTATCTCTACCCTCTTTGTTTTTGGAGTCTTTGTGAAGAATAATGACACCCCCATCGTGAAGGCCTCTGGCCGGGAGCTCTGCTACATTCTCCTGACTGGAGTCCTCATGTGCTACAGCATGACCTTCATCTTCATTGCCAAGCCCTCCACCGGCGTGTGCACGCTTCGgcgcctggggctgggcacctcCTTTGCTGTCTGCTATTCAGCCCTCTTGACCAAGACGAATCGCATCGCCAGGATCTTCAGCGGGGTGAAGGAAGGGGTCCAGCGCCCCCGGTTCATAAGCCCCACATCGCAGGTGGTCATCTGCATGGCCCTCATCTCGTGCCAGCTGATCATCGTCATCATCTGGCTGCTAGTGGAGATCCCTGGCACAGGCAAGGAGACCGAGCCAGACAAGAGGTACATTGTCACTCTCAAGTGCAACAATCGTGACTCCAACATGCTCATTTCGCTCACCTACAATGTCCTTTTGATTGTCCTCTGCACGGTCTATGCCTTCAAGACACGAAAATGCCCTGAAAACTTCAATGAGGCCAAGTTCATTGGGTTTACCATGTACACAACCTGCATCATCTGGCTGGCCTTCCTGCCCATCTTCTATGTGACCTCCAGTGACTACCGAGTAAGAGCCTGAgttttggggtggggatgggggctCTAATACAACCTAGAGAACTTAGTGCTGGTGATTTGTCCCCCGAGGAGATTGTGGCTAGGAGATGTGAGTGCCTGTGGAAGGGTCTCTGGCCACGGACCTGGTGATGGTCAGCTCTGCACTGGGGCATTCAGGACCAGGTGAAGGATGGCTGAAGGGCTGTGGCTGAGGGGCTGATAAATCCTGGGGAGAAGATCCCTTCTTTTGACAGACTATTTGCTAGGGTGAGGATGGGAAATAGCCCTGAGACTTCCAAAGACTCCCTGACCTGACCACAGAGGATTGATTGGCATCCTTCAACCTTGCAATGCAAAGGCATGAGACAGCCCCTGGATGATCCAGACAGTTCCCCATGAGGGCATGAATGCCAACCCCGGGGCCAGAATggtccctgggaagcccagcagtgccagggactgGGGAGCATGGGTTACCTGCAACAGCATTCAATTCCTCTGGCAAAGGTGCCCAGGTATGTTCTTGCTGGGCCTAAAGGACTCGGTAAGGGTGACTGCTCTCAAGGGCTTTCAGTGAGGACCTGCATCCCCTGATGGGAGTGGATACTGAGGTGAGGGGTACTGGGCTCTGGCTTCAGGCACTACCCCAAAGTAGCATGTTGGctaggctgaggctgctgcttagAGTGTACCTGCTTTTCAGGGGCAACATGTCCTTACTAGGGCAGTAACCATTCTCTGCACCATTCTCTGCTCATGgatctccagcagatccacctCAGCAGAGGGACCTGGTGTGGGGTGAAATATCCCTatagggtgcaggcagcagactCTGCCTGGTGGGGCTGGCTGGTGCTACAGTAAGGGCTTCATCCTGCCCCGCTTGGGACAGAGGGACACATGATACCCACTCCTGTCTTCAGGTCCAGACAACCACCATGTGCATCTCAGTGAGCCTCAGCGGCACCGTGGTCCTTGGCTGTCTCTTCACCCCTAAGCTCCACATCATACTTTTCCAGCCacagaagaatgtggccagccACCGCGTGGGCACCGCTCGGTTCAGCgtagcagctgccagctccagccaaTCCCATGGTGAGTATGgtagagctggggaaggactggggGGCAGCAACCCATTTCTGGTAGGGGGGCAGAAACACCCCAGCATGGGCACCTGAAGGAACACGGGGTGCAGAGTACAACACGAGGGGAATAGAAGATGCTGAGTGAGGACATTCCTGTTCTCTGTTCCTCATCTCCCATGGCTGCAAACCTCAAGGATGtagcacagcctgcctgggtggGTACTGCTTCCAGTGTCCCCTCGTTGCCCTGAGGGCACAAGGCTGCCCCAAGCACTCTCCATGCCAACCTTGGGGGGATATTCAGCTGCCCCAGGTGCCCATAACCATCTTAGGGGCACATAGGTGCCCCTTGCACCCTccgctccagccctggggattGGAGCCCCCTGGGCACCCATCGCCTGTGGCAGTGGGATACCCTgggagggatgctgctgctgccagactcCACCCTGGTCCTGACTGCTGTCTTCCTGGCCAGGCTCGGCCTCACAGTTTGTGCCCACGGTGTGCAATGGCCGCGAGGTGGTGGACTCGACGACGTCATCTTTGTGAAGCACAGGGTGGCCAGGccgtggtgctgctgctcctgccccgcGCCCCTCCCCGAGGAGAGCAGCGCCTGCACCATGGCCTGCTCAGGTGCCGGAGGCGGCCAGgaagctcagcccctgccccagcacaagcTACGCATCCCATGTGTTGGGTCACAGCATGAGTCACCCATCCCTTGCACTGAGCCACGTTACACGTTCCCTGTGATATACATCCCCTGCCTCTTACCTGCACTGAGCCATGGTGTATGTCCCTTGCACTGAGCTGTGGTGTACTTTGCACattcccagcactgagctgtaGTGCGTGTCCCCATTCCCTGCACCACTCTGTGGTGCAAGCCCCTCCACCTTGTCTCTTGCACCGAGCCTTGGTACAGGTCCTGG
It encodes:
- the GRM2 gene encoding metabotropic glutamate receptor 2 isoform X1 — translated: MAVLLAAWLWLMHLATCLAAGHGMAGKKEISMDGDLVIGGLFPVHEKGVGSEDCGKINEHRGIQRLEAMLFALDEINKDRSILPGVKLGAHILDTCSKDTYALEQSLDFVRASLTKVDGSEHICPDGSYAVHDDVPMAITGVIGGSYSDVSIQVANLLRLFQIPQISYASTSAKLSDKSRYDYFARTVPPDFYQAKAMAEILRFFNWTYVSTVASEGDYGETGIEAFEQEARMRNICIATSEKVGRSMNKKTYDGVVRALLQKPNARVVVLFTRSEDARELLTAAQRANVSFMWVASDGWGALESVVAGSEAVAEGAITIELAAYPIKEFAAYFLNLHPYNNSRNPWFREFWEQKFKCSFHTQDCSWYSLKTGKFEPESKITFVVNAVYAMAHSLHNMHRVLCPNATKLCDAMKPVNGKRLYKDFILNVNFDAPFRPADTKSVVRFDPYGDGIGRYNIFNYHHVDGRYRYQKVGYWAEGLTLNTSLIPWAEASIPVSQCSDPCKKNEIKSMQPGDICCWICIPCQPYEYLLDEFTCMDCGLGYWPNETLNGCYELPQEYIRWKDVWAIGPVTISCLGFISTLFVFGVFVKNNDTPIVKASGRELCYILLTGVLMCYSMTFIFIAKPSTGVCTLRRLGLGTSFAVCYSALLTKTNRIARIFSGVKEGVQRPRFISPTSQVVICMALISCQLIIVIIWLLVEIPGTGKETEPDKRYIVTLKCNNRDSNMLISLTYNVLLIVLCTVYAFKTRKCPENFNEAKFIGFTMYTTCIIWLAFLPIFYVTSSDYRVQTTTMCISVSLSGTVVLGCLFTPKLHIILFQPQKNVASHRVGTARFSVAAASSSQSHGSASQFVPTVCNGREVVDSTTSSL